One genomic segment of Pseudomonas fortuita includes these proteins:
- the birA gene encoding bifunctional biotin--[acetyl-CoA-carboxylase] ligase/biotin operon repressor BirA, with translation MLKLLNLLKDGRFHSGEALGAALGVSRSAVWKQLQHLESELNLTIHKVRGRGYQLAAPLALLEAQAIAGFAEGEQWPVFIHEIIDSTNAEGLRLANQGQVAPFIVLAERQSAGRGRRGRQWVSPFAENLYYSLVLRVDGGMRQLEGLSLVVGVAVMRTLQAFGVKDVGLKWPNDVLVRGQKITGILLELVGDPADVCHVVLGIGINVNMQVNGQVDQEWTSMRRELGAAIDRNHLVASLNQQLQHELARHRRYGFAAFQEEWEQAHLWQGRTVSLVAGSTRIDGVVLGVDGQGGLRLEVDGVEKSFSGGELSLRLRDDS, from the coding sequence ATGCTGAAGTTGTTGAACCTCCTCAAGGATGGCCGGTTCCATTCCGGAGAAGCTCTGGGGGCAGCCCTCGGGGTGAGTCGCAGCGCCGTTTGGAAGCAGCTGCAGCACCTGGAGAGCGAGCTGAACCTCACCATTCACAAGGTTCGTGGGCGCGGCTACCAGCTGGCGGCACCGCTGGCTTTGCTCGAGGCACAGGCTATCGCCGGGTTTGCCGAAGGCGAGCAGTGGCCGGTTTTCATCCACGAAATCATCGACTCGACCAACGCCGAAGGCTTGAGGCTTGCCAATCAAGGGCAGGTAGCGCCATTTATCGTCTTGGCTGAGCGGCAAAGCGCAGGCCGCGGGCGACGTGGCAGGCAATGGGTCAGCCCATTTGCCGAAAACCTCTATTACAGCCTTGTCTTGCGTGTGGATGGCGGCATGCGCCAGCTCGAAGGCTTGAGCCTGGTGGTGGGTGTTGCAGTGATGCGTACTCTGCAGGCATTCGGCGTAAAGGATGTCGGGCTCAAATGGCCCAATGACGTGCTGGTTCGCGGGCAGAAGATAACTGGCATTCTCCTGGAGCTGGTGGGTGACCCGGCCGATGTCTGTCATGTGGTACTGGGTATCGGTATCAATGTGAACATGCAGGTCAATGGCCAAGTCGACCAGGAGTGGACCTCAATGCGGCGTGAGCTGGGTGCGGCGATAGACCGCAACCACCTGGTGGCGTCGCTCAATCAGCAATTGCAGCACGAATTGGCACGCCATCGTCGTTACGGTTTTGCCGCATTCCAGGAGGAATGGGAGCAGGCGCACCTGTGGCAGGGGCGCACTGTTTCACTGGTTGCCGGTAGCACGCGTATTGATGGCGTGGTTCTTGGCGTCGACGGGCAGGGCGGCTTGCGCCTTGAGGTGGACGGAGTTGAAAAGAGCTTCAGTGGTGGTGAGCTCAGTTTGAGGTTGCGTGATGATTCTTGA
- a CDS encoding pantothenate kinase: protein MILELDCGNSFIKWRVIHTADAVIEGGGIVDSDQALLAEVAALASVRLTGCRIVSVRSEEETDALCALIAQAFTVQAHVAHPAQRMAGVRNGYDDYQRLGMDRWLAALGAFHLAKGACLVIDLGTAAKADFVAADGEHLGGYICPGMPLMRSQLRTHTRRIRYDDDSAERALTSLSPGRSTVEAVERGCVLMLQGFARTQLEQARALWGDEFTVFLTGGDAPLVREAVPQARVVPDLVFVGLAMACPLD from the coding sequence ATGATTCTTGAGCTCGACTGCGGTAATAGCTTCATCAAGTGGCGCGTAATCCATACCGCTGATGCAGTGATTGAAGGTGGCGGGATCGTCGATTCCGATCAAGCGCTGCTGGCTGAAGTGGCTGCGCTGGCATCGGTACGTCTGACCGGGTGCCGCATCGTCAGTGTGCGCAGCGAGGAAGAAACCGATGCGCTTTGTGCGTTGATAGCCCAGGCATTTACCGTGCAGGCGCATGTTGCGCATCCGGCCCAGCGCATGGCCGGTGTGCGCAACGGTTATGATGACTATCAGCGTCTGGGCATGGACCGTTGGCTGGCAGCGCTGGGTGCATTTCACCTGGCCAAGGGCGCGTGCCTGGTGATCGACCTTGGTACCGCTGCTAAAGCGGACTTTGTGGCCGCAGACGGCGAACACCTGGGTGGCTACATCTGCCCGGGCATGCCATTGATGCGCAGTCAGTTGCGTACCCACACCCGGCGAATCCGTTATGACGATGACTCTGCCGAGCGCGCATTGACCAGTTTGTCGCCGGGCCGCTCTACTGTCGAAGCGGTCGAGCGTGGCTGCGTGTTGATGCTTCAGGGCTTTGCACGTACGCAGCTCGAGCAGGCGCGTGCGCTGTGGGGGGATGAATTCACGGTGTTCCTCACCGGGGGCGATGCGCCGCTGGTGAGGGAGGCCGTGCCGCAGGCGCGTGTCGTCCCTGACCTGGTTTTTGTTGGTCTGGCCATGGCCTGCCCATTGGATTGA
- the tuf gene encoding elongation factor Tu: MAKEKFDRSLPHVNVGTIGHVDHGKTTLTAALTRVCSEVFGSAVVEFDKIDSAPEEKARGITINTAHVEYNSNIRHYAHVDCPGHADYVKNMITGAAQMDGAILVCSAADGPMPQTREHILLSRQVGVPYIVVFLNKADLVDDAELLELVEMEVRDLLSTYDFPGDDTPIIIGSARMALEGKDDNEMGTSAVKKLVETLDSYIPEPERAIDKPFLMPIEDVFSISGRGTVVTGRIERGIVRVQDPLEIVGLRDTTTTTCTGVEMFRKLLDEGRAGENCGVLLRGTKRDDVERGQVLVKPGSVKPHTKFTAEVYVLSKEEGGRHTPFFKGYRPQFYFRTTDVTGNCELPEGVEMVMPGDNIQMTVTLIKTIAMEDGLRFAIREGGRTVGAGVVAKIIE; encoded by the coding sequence ATGGCTAAGGAAAAGTTTGATCGTTCCCTTCCCCACGTTAACGTCGGCACTATCGGCCACGTTGACCACGGTAAGACCACTCTGACCGCAGCTCTGACTCGCGTCTGCTCCGAAGTTTTCGGTTCGGCAGTCGTTGAGTTCGACAAGATCGACTCGGCTCCGGAAGAAAAAGCGCGCGGTATCACCATCAACACCGCTCACGTCGAGTACAACTCGAACATTCGTCACTACGCTCACGTTGACTGCCCAGGTCACGCTGACTACGTGAAGAACATGATCACCGGTGCTGCCCAGATGGACGGCGCGATCCTGGTTTGCTCGGCCGCCGATGGTCCGATGCCACAAACCCGTGAGCACATCCTGCTGTCCCGTCAGGTTGGCGTTCCGTACATCGTGGTCTTCCTGAACAAGGCTGACCTGGTAGACGACGCTGAGCTGCTGGAACTGGTCGAGATGGAAGTTCGCGACCTGCTGTCCACCTATGACTTCCCAGGCGACGACACCCCGATCATCATCGGTTCGGCTCGTATGGCGCTGGAAGGCAAAGACGACAACGAGATGGGCACCTCCGCCGTCAAGAAGCTGGTTGAAACTCTGGACAGCTACATCCCAGAGCCAGAGCGTGCTATCGACAAGCCGTTCCTGATGCCAATCGAAGACGTATTCTCGATCTCGGGTCGTGGTACCGTTGTTACCGGTCGTATCGAGCGTGGTATCGTCCGCGTTCAGGATCCGCTGGAAATCGTTGGTCTGCGTGACACCACCACCACCACCTGCACCGGTGTTGAGATGTTCCGCAAGCTGCTGGACGAAGGTCGTGCTGGCGAGAACTGCGGCGTTCTGCTGCGTGGTACCAAGCGTGACGACGTTGAGCGTGGCCAGGTTCTGGTCAAGCCAGGTTCGGTCAAGCCGCACACCAAGTTCACCGCAGAAGTCTACGTCCTGTCGAAGGAAGAAGGCGGTCGTCACACTCCGTTCTTCAAAGGCTACCGTCCTCAGTTCTACTTCCGTACCACTGACGTGACCGGTAACTGCGAACTGCCGGAAGGCGTTGAAATGGTAATGCCAGGTGACAACATTCAGATGACTGTTACCCTGATCAAGACCATCGCAATGGAAGACGGTCTGCGCTTCGCTATCCGTGAAGGCGGTCGTACCGTCGGCGCCGGCGTCGTAGCAAAAATTATTGAATAA
- the secE gene encoding preprotein translocase subunit SecE, with protein sequence MTPKTEAQESRFDLFKWLAVVALVVVAVVGNQYYSASPILYRVLALLVLAAVAGFVALQTAKGKSFFALAKEARTEIRKVVWPTRQETTQTTLIVVAVVLVMALLLWGLDSLLGWAVSLIVG encoded by the coding sequence ATGACTCCCAAAACTGAAGCCCAAGAATCGCGTTTTGATCTGTTCAAGTGGCTGGCTGTAGTTGCTTTGGTGGTTGTAGCTGTTGTGGGTAATCAGTATTACTCCGCCTCTCCGATCCTGTATCGCGTTCTCGCACTTCTCGTCCTGGCTGCTGTCGCAGGCTTTGTAGCTCTGCAGACTGCGAAGGGCAAGTCGTTCTTTGCGTTGGCGAAGGAAGCTCGTACCGAAATCCGTAAAGTCGTGTGGCCGACCCGCCAGGAAACCACCCAGACCACGCTGATTGTCGTGGCTGTCGTGCTGGTTATGGCACTGCTGCTGTGGGGTCTAGATTCCCTGCTCGGCTGGGCGGTCTCCCTGATCGTTGGCTAA
- the nusG gene encoding transcription termination/antitermination protein NusG: MAKRWYVVHAYSGYEKHVMRSLIERVKLAGMEDGFGEILVPTEEVVEMRNGQKRKSERKFFPGYVLVQMEMNEGTWHLVKDTPRVMGFIGGTADKPAPITDKEAEAILRRVADGSDKPKPKTLFEPGEVVRVIDGPFADFNGSVEEVNYEKSRLQVAVLIFGRSTPVELEFSQVEKV; this comes from the coding sequence GTGGCTAAGCGTTGGTATGTTGTGCATGCTTACTCGGGTTACGAGAAGCATGTAATGCGCTCCCTGATTGAGCGCGTCAAGCTGGCTGGCATGGAAGACGGTTTCGGCGAGATCTTGGTTCCGACCGAAGAAGTCGTCGAAATGCGCAACGGCCAGAAGCGCAAGAGTGAGCGTAAATTCTTCCCTGGCTATGTACTGGTCCAGATGGAGATGAACGAAGGGACTTGGCACTTGGTCAAGGACACCCCTCGTGTGATGGGCTTTATTGGCGGTACCGCAGACAAGCCTGCACCGATCACCGATAAAGAAGCTGAAGCTATCCTGCGTCGCGTTGCTGACGGTAGCGACAAGCCGAAGCCGAAGACACTGTTCGAGCCAGGTGAAGTGGTTCGTGTCATTGACGGTCCGTTCGCTGACTTCAATGGTAGTGTCGAAGAGGTTAACTACGAAAAGAGTCGCCTCCAGGTGGCGGTGCTCATTTTCGGTCGCTCTACTCCGGTGGAGCTCGAGTTCAGCCAGGTCGAAAAGGTCTAG
- the rplK gene encoding 50S ribosomal protein L11, with protein MAKKIQAYIKLQVKAGQANPSPPVGPALGQHGVNIMEFCKAFNARTQGQEAGLPTPVIITVYSDRSFTFETKSTPASVLLKKAAGLTSGSARPNTVKVGTVTRAQLEDIAKAKQADLTAADLDAAVRTIAGSARSMGLNVEGV; from the coding sequence ATGGCTAAGAAGATTCAGGCTTACATCAAGCTGCAAGTTAAGGCCGGCCAGGCCAACCCAAGCCCACCCGTTGGTCCAGCACTGGGCCAACACGGTGTGAACATCATGGAATTCTGCAAGGCCTTCAACGCCCGTACCCAGGGTCAAGAAGCCGGCCTGCCGACTCCTGTGATCATCACTGTCTACAGCGACCGTAGCTTCACCTTCGAGACCAAGAGCACCCCTGCCTCGGTTCTGCTGAAGAAAGCTGCTGGCCTGACCAGTGGTTCGGCTCGTCCGAACACCGTTAAAGTCGGTACCGTTACCCGTGCTCAGCTGGAAGATATCGCCAAGGCAAAACAGGCTGATCTGACCGCTGCTGACCTGGACGCTGCTGTACGCACCATCGCTGGCTCTGCCCGCAGCATGGGCCTGAACGTGGAGGGTGTGTAA
- the rplA gene encoding 50S ribosomal protein L1 produces the protein MAKLTKRQKAIAEKIEAGKAYNFEEAATLLASLPAAKFVESYDIAVNLGVDPRKSDQVVRSATVLPHGTGKTVRVAVFTQGPAAEAALAAGADRVGMDDLAAEMKAGDLNYDVVIASPDAMRVVGQLGQVLGPRGLMPNPKVGTVSPDVATAVKNAKAGQVRYRTDKNGIIHTSVGKVGFEAGKLKENVEALIADLKRIKPASSKGIYVKRVTLSTTMGPGLVIDQSSLNV, from the coding sequence ATGGCTAAGCTGACCAAACGCCAAAAGGCAATCGCCGAAAAAATCGAAGCAGGCAAGGCCTACAACTTCGAAGAAGCGGCAACTCTGCTGGCCTCGCTGCCTGCTGCCAAGTTCGTCGAGTCCTACGACATCGCCGTTAACCTCGGTGTTGACCCGCGTAAATCCGACCAGGTCGTTCGTAGCGCTACTGTGCTGCCACACGGCACTGGCAAGACCGTTCGCGTTGCTGTCTTCACCCAGGGTCCAGCTGCTGAAGCCGCTCTGGCTGCCGGCGCTGACCGCGTAGGTATGGACGATCTGGCTGCCGAAATGAAAGCCGGCGATCTGAACTATGACGTCGTCATCGCATCGCCTGATGCCATGCGCGTTGTAGGTCAGCTGGGTCAGGTTCTGGGTCCTCGCGGCCTGATGCCTAACCCGAAAGTTGGTACCGTTAGCCCAGACGTAGCCACTGCCGTGAAAAACGCCAAGGCTGGTCAGGTTCGCTACCGTACCGACAAAAACGGTATTATCCACACCTCCGTTGGCAAGGTCGGCTTTGAAGCTGGCAAGCTGAAGGAAAACGTTGAAGCCCTGATCGCTGATCTGAAGCGTATCAAACCAGCTTCGTCGAAAGGTATCTACGTCAAGCGCGTTACCCTGAGCACCACCATGGGCCCAGGTCTGGTCATCGATCAGAGCTCGCTGAACGTGTAA
- the rplJ gene encoding 50S ribosomal protein L10: MAIKLEDKKAIVAEVNEAAKVALSAVVADARGVTVSAMTGLRKEAREAGVYVRVVRNTLLKRAVEGTEFSVLNDAFKGPTLIAFSNEHPGAAARLFKEFAKGQDKFEIKAAAFDGNFIAANQIDVLATLPTRDEAIARLMSVIQGATSKLARTLAAIRDQKEATAA, from the coding sequence GTGGCAATTAAACTCGAAGACAAGAAGGCCATCGTCGCTGAAGTCAACGAGGCTGCCAAAGTCGCTCTGTCCGCTGTTGTGGCTGATGCCCGTGGTGTGACTGTAAGCGCAATGACCGGACTCCGTAAAGAGGCCCGCGAGGCTGGCGTTTACGTACGTGTCGTACGTAACACCCTGCTCAAGCGCGCTGTTGAAGGCACCGAGTTTTCGGTCCTCAACGACGCGTTCAAGGGCCCGACCCTGATTGCTTTCTCCAACGAACACCCGGGCGCTGCTGCTCGTCTGTTCAAAGAGTTCGCCAAGGGTCAGGACAAGTTCGAGATCAAGGCAGCTGCGTTTGACGGCAATTTCATTGCAGCGAACCAGATCGACGTGTTGGCTACCCTGCCGACCCGCGACGAAGCTATTGCACGACTGATGAGCGTTATTCAAGGCGCCACCAGCAAGCTGGCTCGTACTCTGGCAGCCATTCGCGACCAGAAAGAAGCTACCGCTGCCTAA
- the rplL gene encoding 50S ribosomal protein L7/L12, which produces MSLTNEQIIEAIGQKTVLEVVELIKAMEETFGVTAAVAAAGPAAAAAVVEEQTEFNVVLVEAGEKKVNVIKAVRELTGLGLKEAKEKVDGAPQVVAEGVSKEAAEDAKKKLEEAGAKVELK; this is translated from the coding sequence ATGTCCCTGACTAACGAGCAAATCATCGAAGCAATCGGCCAGAAAACCGTTCTGGAAGTTGTTGAGCTGATCAAAGCAATGGAAGAAACCTTCGGCGTGACCGCTGCTGTTGCCGCTGCTGGCCCAGCTGCTGCTGCCGCTGTTGTTGAAGAGCAGACCGAGTTCAACGTTGTTCTGGTTGAAGCCGGCGAGAAGAAAGTGAACGTGATTAAAGCCGTTCGCGAGCTGACCGGTCTGGGCCTGAAAGAAGCCAAAGAGAAAGTCGATGGCGCTCCTCAGGTTGTAGCTGAAGGCGTTTCGAAAGAAGCCGCTGAAGACGCTAAGAAGAAGCTGGAAGAAGCAGGCGCTAAAGTCGAGCTGAAGTAA
- the rpoB gene encoding DNA-directed RNA polymerase subunit beta, producing MAYSYTEKKRIRKDFSKLPDVMDVPYLLAIQLDSYREFLQAGASKDQFRDVGLHAAFKSVFPIISYSGNAALEYVGYRLGEPAFDVKECVLRGVTFAVPLRVKVRLIIFDKESSNKAIKDIKEQEVYMGEIPLMTENGTFVINGTERVIVSQLHRSPGVFFDHDRGKTHSSGKLLYSARIIPYRGSWLDFEFDPKDCVFVRIDRRRKLPASVLLRALGYSTEEVLNTFYTTNVFHISGEKLSLELVPQRLRGEVAVMDIHDETGKVIVEQGRRITARHINQLEKAGVKQLDVPMEYVLGRTTAKAIVHPATGEILAECNTELTTDLLIKVAKAQVVRIETLYTNDIDCGPFISDTLKIDTTSNQLEALVEIYRMMRPGEPPTKDAAETLFNNLFFSAERYDLSAVGRMKFNRRIGRTEIEGSGVLSKEDIVEVLKTLVDIRNGKGIVDDIDHLGNRRVRCVGEMAENQFRVGLVRVERAVKERLSMAESEGLMPQDLINAKPVAAAVKEFFGSSQLSQFMDQNNPLSEITHKRRVSALGPGGLTRERAGFEVRDVHPTHYGRVCPIETPEGPNIGLINSLAAYARTNQYGFLESPYRVVKEGVVSDDIVFLSAIEEADHVIAQASAAMNDKKQLIDELVAVRHLNEFTVKAPEDVTLMDVSPKQVVSVAASLIPFLEHDDANRALMGSNMQRQAVPTLRADKPLVGTGMERNVARDSGVCVVARRGGVIDSVDASRIVVRVNDDEVETGEAGVDIYNLTKYTRSNQNTCINQRPLVSKGDKVQRSDIMADGPSTDMGELALGQNMRIAFMAWNGFNFEDSICLSERVVQEDRFTTIHIQELTCVARDTKLGPEEITADIPNVGEAALNKLDEAGIVYVGAEVGAGDILVGKVTPKGETQLTPEEKLLRAIFGEKASDVKDTSLRVPTGTKGTVIDVQVFTRDGVERDSRALAIEKMQLDEIRKDLNEEFRIVEGATFERLRSALNGQVVDGGAGLKKGTVVTDEVLDGLEHGQWFKLRMAEDALNEQLEKAQQYIVDRRRLLDDKFEDKKRKLQQGDDLAPGVLKIVKVYLAIRRRIQPGDKMAGRHGNKGVVSVIMPVEDMPHDANGTPVDVVLNPLGVPSRMNVGQILETHLGLAAKGLGEKIDRMIEEQRKAAELRVFLTEVYNEIGGRQENLAEFTDEEILALAHNLKKGVPMATPVFDGAKESEIKAMLKLADLPESGQMVLFDGRTGNKFERPVTVGYMYMLKLNHLVDDKMHARSTGSYSLVTQQPLGGKAQFGGQRFGEMEVWALEAYGAAYTLQEMLTVKSDDVNGRTKMYKNIVDGDHRMEPGMPESFNVLIKEIRSLGIDIDLETE from the coding sequence ATGGCTTACTCATACACTGAGAAAAAACGTATCCGCAAGGACTTTAGCAAGTTGCCGGACGTCATGGATGTGCCTTACCTCCTGGCCATCCAGCTGGATTCGTATCGCGAATTCCTGCAAGCGGGAGCATCCAAGGATCAGTTCCGCGACGTCGGCCTGCACGCGGCCTTCAAATCGGTATTCCCGATCATCAGCTACTCCGGCAATGCTGCCCTGGAGTATGTAGGCTATCGCCTGGGCGAGCCTGCCTTCGATGTGAAGGAATGTGTCCTGCGTGGCGTGACCTTCGCGGTCCCACTGCGGGTCAAGGTGCGCCTGATCATCTTCGACAAGGAATCGTCGAACAAAGCGATCAAGGACATCAAAGAGCAAGAAGTCTACATGGGTGAAATCCCCCTGATGACTGAGAACGGTACCTTCGTTATCAACGGTACCGAGCGTGTGATCGTTTCCCAGCTGCACCGTTCGCCTGGTGTGTTCTTCGACCACGACCGTGGCAAGACTCACAGCTCCGGCAAGCTGCTGTACTCCGCTCGCATCATCCCTTACCGCGGTTCCTGGCTGGACTTCGAGTTCGACCCGAAAGACTGCGTGTTCGTACGTATCGACCGTCGCCGCAAACTGCCGGCGTCGGTGCTGTTGCGCGCCCTGGGTTACAGCACTGAAGAAGTGCTGAACACCTTCTACACCACCAACGTGTTCCACATTTCCGGCGAAAAACTCAGCCTGGAACTCGTGCCGCAGCGTCTGCGTGGTGAAGTTGCGGTCATGGACATCCATGACGAAACCGGCAAGGTCATTGTCGAGCAGGGCCGCCGTATTACTGCGCGCCACATCAACCAGCTCGAGAAGGCCGGCGTCAAGCAGCTGGACGTTCCAATGGAATACGTCCTGGGTCGCACCACTGCCAAGGCCATCGTGCACCCGGCTACTGGCGAGATCCTGGCTGAGTGCAATACCGAGCTGACCACTGATCTGCTGATCAAAGTCGCCAAGGCACAGGTCGTCCGTATCGAGACCCTGTACACCAACGACATTGATTGCGGTCCGTTCATCTCCGACACCCTGAAGATCGACACCACCAGCAACCAGCTGGAAGCCCTGGTCGAGATCTACCGCATGATGCGTCCAGGCGAGCCGCCGACCAAGGATGCCGCCGAGACCCTGTTCAACAACCTGTTCTTCAGCGCCGAGCGTTACGACCTGTCTGCTGTCGGCCGCATGAAGTTCAACCGTCGTATCGGTCGTACCGAGATCGAAGGTTCAGGCGTGCTGAGCAAGGAAGACATCGTCGAGGTCCTCAAGACCCTGGTCGATATCCGTAACGGCAAAGGCATCGTCGACGACATCGACCACCTGGGTAACCGTCGCGTACGTTGCGTCGGCGAGATGGCCGAGAACCAGTTCCGCGTTGGCCTGGTGCGTGTAGAGCGCGCGGTCAAGGAACGTCTGTCGATGGCGGAAAGCGAAGGCTTGATGCCGCAGGACCTGATCAACGCCAAGCCGGTTGCGGCGGCGGTGAAAGAGTTCTTCGGTTCCAGCCAGCTGTCCCAGTTCATGGACCAGAACAACCCGCTCTCCGAGATCACCCACAAGCGCCGCGTCTCTGCGCTCGGCCCGGGCGGTCTGACCCGTGAGCGTGCTGGCTTCGAAGTCCGTGACGTACACCCGACTCACTACGGCCGTGTGTGCCCGATCGAGACCCCTGAAGGTCCGAACATCGGTCTGATCAACTCCCTGGCGGCCTATGCCCGCACCAACCAGTACGGCTTCCTGGAAAGCCCGTACCGTGTGGTGAAGGAAGGCGTTGTCAGCGACGACATCGTGTTCCTGTCGGCAATCGAAGAAGCGGATCACGTCATCGCCCAGGCTTCGGCCGCGATGAACGACAAGAAGCAACTGATCGATGAGCTGGTAGCTGTTCGTCACCTGAACGAATTCACCGTCAAGGCGCCGGAAGACGTCACCCTGATGGACGTTTCGCCGAAGCAGGTAGTTTCCGTTGCTGCGTCGCTGATTCCGTTCCTCGAGCACGACGACGCCAACCGTGCGTTGATGGGTTCGAACATGCAGCGTCAGGCTGTACCGACCCTGCGTGCTGACAAGCCGCTGGTAGGTACCGGCATGGAGCGCAACGTTGCCCGTGACTCCGGTGTCTGCGTGGTTGCTCGCCGTGGTGGCGTGATCGACTCGGTCGACGCCAGCCGTATCGTTGTTCGCGTCAACGACGACGAGGTGGAAACCGGCGAAGCAGGTGTAGATATCTACAACCTGACCAAGTACACCCGCTCGAACCAGAACACCTGCATCAACCAGCGTCCGCTGGTCAGCAAGGGTGACAAGGTTCAGCGTAGCGACATCATGGCCGACGGCCCGTCCACCGACATGGGTGAGCTGGCACTGGGTCAGAACATGCGCATCGCGTTCATGGCGTGGAACGGCTTCAACTTCGAAGACTCCATCTGCCTGTCCGAGCGTGTGGTCCAGGAAGATCGCTTCACCACCATCCACATTCAGGAACTGACCTGTGTGGCGCGTGACACCAAGCTTGGCCCAGAGGAAATCACTGCGGACATCCCGAACGTGGGTGAAGCTGCACTGAACAAACTGGACGAAGCCGGTATTGTCTACGTGGGTGCTGAAGTCGGCGCTGGTGACATCCTGGTTGGCAAGGTCACGCCAAAAGGCGAAACCCAGCTGACTCCGGAAGAAAAACTGCTGCGCGCAATCTTCGGTGAGAAGGCGAGCGACGTTAAAGACACCTCCTTGCGCGTGCCAACTGGCACCAAGGGCACTGTCATTGACGTACAGGTCTTCACCCGTGATGGCGTCGAGCGCGATAGCCGCGCTCTGGCCATCGAGAAGATGCAGCTGGACGAGATTCGCAAGGACCTCAACGAAGAGTTCCGCATCGTCGAAGGTGCAACCTTCGAGCGTCTGCGTTCTGCCCTGAACGGCCAGGTGGTCGACGGTGGCGCGGGCCTGAAGAAAGGCACCGTGGTCACCGACGAAGTGCTGGACGGTCTGGAGCACGGCCAGTGGTTCAAACTGCGCATGGCTGAAGATGCACTGAATGAGCAGCTGGAAAAGGCTCAACAGTACATCGTCGACCGTCGCCGTCTGCTGGACGACAAGTTCGAAGACAAGAAGCGCAAGCTGCAGCAGGGCGATGACCTGGCTCCGGGCGTACTTAAGATCGTCAAGGTCTACCTGGCAATTCGCCGTCGCATCCAGCCGGGTGACAAGATGGCTGGTCGTCACGGTAACAAGGGTGTTGTCTCGGTCATCATGCCGGTTGAAGACATGCCGCACGATGCCAACGGTACTCCGGTCGACGTCGTACTGAACCCGCTGGGTGTACCTTCGCGTATGAACGTTGGTCAGATCCTCGAAACCCACCTGGGCCTCGCGGCCAAGGGCCTGGGCGAAAAGATCGACCGCATGATCGAAGAGCAACGCAAGGCTGCTGAGCTGCGCGTATTCCTGACCGAGGTCTACAACGAGATCGGCGGTCGTCAGGAAAACCTCGCCGAGTTCACCGACGAAGAGATCCTGGCCCTGGCACACAACTTGAAGAAGGGCGTGCCGATGGCTACTCCGGTCTTCGATGGTGCCAAGGAAAGCGAGATCAAGGCCATGCTGAAGCTGGCCGATCTGCCAGAGAGCGGCCAGATGGTGCTGTTCGATGGCCGCACCGGCAACAAGTTCGAGCGTCCGGTGACCGTTGGTTACATGTACATGCTCAAGCTGAACCACTTGGTGGACGACAAGATGCACGCGCGTTCCACTGGTTCCTACAGCCTGGTTACCCAGCAGCCGCTGGGTGGTAAGGCGCAGTTCGGTGGTCAGCGTTTCGGGGAGATGGAAGTGTGGGCGCTGGAAGCATATGGCGCGGCATACACCCTGCAAGAAATGCTCACAGTGAAGTCGGACGACGTGAACGGCCGTACCAAGATGTACAAGAACATCGTGGATGGCGATCACCGTATGGAGCCGGGCATGCCCGAGTCCTTCAACGTGTTGATCAAAGAGATCCGTTCGCTCGGTATCGATATCGATCTGGAAACCGAATAA